The genomic region GAGCGTGATGTCAATCATCGGTAATTTGTTGTCAGGGTTAGGTGTTGAATACACGGAATGGGTTGCAAACCGCCACCCACAGTGTAGAAAGCGCAAGTTAGCAGCTTGAGGTGGATTTAACTGGGTATTCCCATCCCTTCCCTATTCCTCATCTGAATTCGTAGTAGCTGGGCGCGGAGCTAGGGGCGTAACCGCTGAGACTCGACTGCGGGTGGTGTCGCCGGAGAATCCGCGGGCGCGCTCTCCAGTTTTCCAGACTTTATAGGTCCAATGACGGTTACCGGGATTTTCGGCTACTAGCTGCCGATACTGCGCCTGCGCTTCAGCGTAGCGACCAGTACTTTCTAGGCTTTCGGCCAATTGCTGCCGCGCTCCGGGTAGACGGGATGCCCGCCGCAGCGCCCGTTGCAACGCCGGTATAGCTACTGCATAGCGGCGCTGTTCGTAGGCCAGCTGCCCCAGATGATAGTCGGCGCGGTAGAGGGTAGAGTCCTGTTGCAAGGCACGGGCGTAGTAATGCAACGCGCTGTCGGGTGCAGCTTGCAGCTCAAACTGGCGCGCATAATCATACAGCAGTGGGGCGTAGGTAGGGTCTAGCTTCAGCCCACGAGCTGCATACCGGGCGCCTTGCTCTGGTTGATGGTAGGCATTGAGCAAGAAGGCCAGCTGGTGCATGGTTTCAGCCTGGCGTGGGTCGCGGGTTAAGCTGGCGCGCAGATAATCAATGGCCTGCGTAGTGTCGCCGGTAGCTGCAAATGCTAGCCCCTTGTAAAATAAAGCGGCTACATGATCGGGCTCCTGCTGCAATACCCGATCTAGCTGGTCGAGGGCCGCCTGATAATGGCGGGTAGCTAGGTTGGCTTCACCTACCAGCAAGTTCAACTCGGGAGAGGCAAAACCGTGACGCGCAGCCTCGTCGGCCGCGGTCAGGGCTGCTGTCAGATGGTACTTGGCACGCAGGGCACGGGCCTTGGTGAAGTAGAACTCTCCGGGGCCGTCATCCAGGTTCAACGCCTGGTTGATATCCTGCAACGCTGGCTCTATTTGACCAGCATCAAGCCGAAAGGCAGCACGCCGAGCGTACAGCGAAGCATTGCCGGGCTGACGGGCTATAGCTCCGTCTAATTCCTGAGCCTGAATATGGGGGCCACTTTGCACGGTAGCCAGGGGAACCATCCGGTCGGGACGCTCGGTAGGGCCGCTGCAACCGCCAATCAGCAGCATGGCCACCAATGCGGTCAGCCAGCCCCCCTGTTTACTTCCCATAAACGGCCCACAACGTAGCATCACTGTTTCTAAATCCTTTTTCGACAAAGATACGCCTTGCTTTTGGGGTTAGTGCTGAAAGCTGGCCGGACGGCGCTTCTGCCGGCGGCGGTCTTGCAGTAGCATGGCCCGACAACGGCGACTTACTTCCAGCTCGTCGCTGGTAGTGGGCGTGAGTTGTACCGCTTTTTCCAAAATCAAGCGGGCGTTGCGCCGCTGCCTTTGGTTGCGATACACCCGGGCCAAATCGTAGCAGAACTGGATGCGAGTGGAATCGAGCTGATGCGCGCGCCGCAAAGCATCAATGGCTTTGCGGGAGCCGGCTTCACTGGGCATTCCACCTAAAAAGAGCTTTGAGAAAACGCGTTCTAGCACATTGTAATGGTCCACACGATAATGCCAGCGCCCTAATAGCTGCCAGGCATCGGCCCACTCGGGGCAGCGCGCCACGGCCATAAATGCGTAGGGTTTCATTAGTTTATAGGCATGTAGCCGACTACGGGCCGTGAGCAGCGTTGCCCGGTTCACCAAGGACAGGGCTACTACATAGTTGGCTTCTCCACCCGTAGGCTGCACGACCAACGCCCGGTCGGCGTACTGCCGGGCTGAGATGAAGTAAGCGCCCCGGCGGGTTTCATCGGTGTAGCGGGCACCAATACGGACGCTGAGCAAGGCAGCTTGCCACAGCGCTTCGTAGCAGCGAGAATCCTGGCGCAGTGCCTCCTCGTATTTGCCCAACGCCTCCGACTCTTGGTAAGCTGCCTGCAGCATACGCGCTTGTTTCAGGAGTTTCTGCACTGCCATGGAGTCGGTGGCCGTAGCCATCGACGCTGCTATGCTACGCCCTGCAAGGCATCCGAGCAACCCCAATACCAGAAGATAACGCTTCATACGCACGCGCTAGGACAGCACTTTGGTGCCTTAGTATAGAGACCTGATGTATGTGGGGTAGGATTACCACTAATCCTACCCCACATACACTTTAAAAAAGCTTTAGCTGAGACTTAGGCCGACGCAGCAGTGCCTGCGCACGCTCTACTTCCTCGGCCGTTACGTCTACTGGTCCCTGCAACTCGGGTAGTTTTTCAGTGTCCGGTACCGTCGCCGGACGCGGAATGGTAGCCGGACCGCGCTTTTTACGGGCTTCGCGGCGTTCCGGCTCGGGGCCCTCGTCGGTGAGTAGGGTGAGGGCGTGGATTTTGTAATACACCAGCTTGTTGCCCTGGGCTTTCCAACCTTTCACGTCGATAAACTCGTGCAGCAGGAGCTGCTCGGTTTCGCGGTCGGCCTTCTTCTCGCGCTGCATTTTTATTTCTACTGCCGGCTCGGGGTTGGCCGTGGCCGCCAGCAATTTAGAACCTTTGCTTTCCGAGATAAAGACAAAGCGCTTGTCCAAGGTACTGGTTTCAATGCGGAAACGCTTAACATAGTGTGTCTTCGTTTCGCCTTCCATGTACACAGCGCTGAGCACCGTTTCGGGTTCCAGTTTACGCAGCAGCACCATGTTGGGCACATCGAAATGGTGGGCTGGGTCGGGTGACTTCAGTTCGTAACTACCGTCCTTATAGAGTACCAGAATGGTGTTGTCGGTATCAAAGGTGCCCAGGTAGCGGCCGTGACCGGCAGTATTAAGGCGCCCAACTACGGCATCAAAGAACATTTCACGTCCACCCAGGGTAGAGTCGCCCAAGCTCTTCTGCGTAATCTTCTTAATCGGCTG from Hymenobacter aerilatus harbors:
- a CDS encoding tetratricopeptide repeat protein, with the translated sequence MGSKQGGWLTALVAMLLIGGCSGPTERPDRMVPLATVQSGPHIQAQELDGAIARQPGNASLYARRAAFRLDAGQIEPALQDINQALNLDDGPGEFYFTKARALRAKYHLTAALTAADEAARHGFASPELNLLVGEANLATRHYQAALDQLDRVLQQEPDHVAALFYKGLAFAATGDTTQAIDYLRASLTRDPRQAETMHQLAFLLNAYHQPEQGARYAARGLKLDPTYAPLLYDYARQFELQAAPDSALHYYARALQQDSTLYRADYHLGQLAYEQRRYAVAIPALQRALRRASRLPGARQQLAESLESTGRYAEAQAQYRQLVAENPGNRHWTYKVWKTGERARGFSGDTTRSRVSAVTPLAPRPATTNSDEE